Below is a genomic region from Motilibacter rhizosphaerae.
GGTCTCGTCTCGGAAGGTGCCGCTCGGCCCGCCGTCGGGCAGCGTGGCCAGCTCGAGGAAGACGGCGGCGCCCTGCTCCGGCGTACGCGTCCCCTGGTGGCCGTTGAGGTCCGTCGCGACGTAGCCCGGGCAGCCGGCGTTGACGAGGATCCCCGTGCCTGCCAGCTCCTTCGCGTACTGCACGGTGACGGCGTTGAGGTACGTCTTGGTGGGGGAGTACGCCGCGGAGACCGGCCCGACCGCGTCCGCCTGCGCGGTCTGCAGTCCTAGCGAGCCCACGGTGCTGGACACGTTGACGATGCGCGGCGACTCCGCTCGGCGCAGCAGCGGGAGCACCGCGTTGGTCACGCGGATGACGCCGATGACGTTGGTGTCGACGACCTGCAGCACCTGCGCGGCGCTGACCCTGCTCGGCTCCTGCGGCATCCCTCCGGTGATCGCCGCGTTGTTGACGAGCACGTCGAGGCCACCCTGGGCCTCGAGCTGCTCGGCCGCCGCCGCGACGCTCGCGTCGTCGGTCACGTCGAGGGCGACGCCGAAGACGTCGAGCCCCTCGGCCCGCAGCTCCTCGACCGCGGCCTCCCGGCGTCCTGCGTCGCGCGCCCCGACGCCGACCCGGAACCCGAGCCGCGCCAGACCGGCGGCGATCTCGTAGCCGATCCCCTTGTTCGCGCCCGTGACGAGCGCGGTCCTCTTGTGCTGCATGGTGTTCTCGGTCATGGCTCGATCGTGCTGGCCCCATCGCCATGGACGCCAAGACCGATCGGGTCGCGGGCGATACCGCGAGGGTATGGCGCGACGTACGCTGCCCGGGTGGAGATCCGCGAGCTGCGCTACTTCATCGCTGTCGCCGAAGAGGCGCACGTGGGCCGCGCTGCGCAGCGGCTCGGCATGGCCCAGCCCCCGCTGTCGCGGGCGATCGCGCAGCTGGAGCGCCGGATCGGGGCCGAGCTGTTCGTCCGCTCGCCGCGCGGCATGACCCTCACGAGCGCCGGCGAGACCCTGCTGCAGGAGGGCAGGGCGGCCGTCGCGGCGGTCGAGGCTGCGGAGCGGCGTACGCGCCGAGCCGTCCAGGCGGGCGGCCGCGCGCCGGTCGTCCTCACCGCGAAGGCGGGGGCGTCCGGCGGGCTCATGGCTGAGCTGCTCGAGGCGTACGCCGCGGAGCCGGGCGCCGTCGAGGTCGACGTGGTGCTCAGCGCGCCCGGCCACCAGGCGCTCATGCTGCGCGACGGCCGGGCGGACGTCGCGCTCCTGCACGAGCCCTTCGACGACCTCCGCGGCTTCGACACGGACACCTTGCGGGTGGAGGACCAGGTCGTCGTCGTGCCGGCCGCGCACCCGCTCAGCCGGGAGAGCTCGCTCACCATGGCGCAGGTGAGGTCCATCCCCGACCTCCCGCTGCCGCGCTGGCCCGAGCTCGACGGCTCCTACCGCGACGGGCCGGGGCCGGAGCTGCGCGACCTGACCCAGGTGCTGCAGCTCGTCCGGCTCGGCCGCTGCGCGATCGTGCTGCCCGAGTCGTCGCGCGCCGGCGCCGGTGACGGCCTGGCGGTCGTCCCGCTCGCGGACGCGCCCCGGGTCAGGACCGTCATCGCGTGGCCGCCGCACAGCACCTCACCCGGCGTGGCTGGTCTGGTACGGACCGCGTCGCGGCTGTTCGCCCCGCTGCCGGCCGCGCGCTGACCGGCCTTCACGGCGCCAGGTGCTCCCGGGTCCAGAGCGCCGCGGAGGTGCGGTCGGCCACGCCGATGCGGCGGAAGGCACTGCCGGCGTGGGCCTTCACCGTCGCCTCGCTGATGCCGAGGGCACGGCCGATCTGCTTGTTGGCCAGACCCTTCGCGATCAGCAGCAGGACCTCGCGCTCGCGGGCGCTGAGCGCGTCCTGCGGTCGCGGAGCCGCTGAGGGCAGCAGCGACCGCGCCACGCGGGGATCGATCGGAGCGTGGCCCTGCGCCGCGGAGCGCACGGCTGCGAGCAGGTCGCGCGGCTCCGAGTCCTTCAGCAGGTAGCCCACCGCTCCGGCGGCCAGCGCCTCACCGACGCGCTCGCGGTCGGAGAACGACGTCAGCACGACGACGTGCGTCTCCGGCCGAGCCGCGAGGATCATCTGCGTGGCAGCGACTTCGTCGAGGACGGGCATCGAGAGGTCCATGAGCACGACGTCGGGCGCGAGCTCGCGGGCACGCTCCACGGCCTGCGCGCCGTCCGCGGCCTCGCCCAGCACCTGCATGTCGTCGGTGGCCGCGAGCAGTCCCGCGAGCCCGGAGCGGACGAGGGCGTGGTCGTCGACCAGCAGCACGCCGATCATCGCGCGGGCACCTCCAACCTCCACGTCGTCCCCTGCCCCTCGGCGCTGCGCACCGCGAGGGTGGCGCCGGCGGCACGCGCCAGGTCGATCATCACCCGGAGCCCGAAGTGCCCGGCCTCGGGGCCGCGCAGGACCTCGCCCGGGTCGAAGCCGCGGCCGTCGTCCCGCACCTCGAGCACTGCCGCCGCCCCGGGCGCGGGAGACAGCAGGACCGAGACCTCCGTGGCCGCGGCGTGCTTCCCCGTGTTGCGCAGGCACTCCTGCGCCACCCGGTACACCAGAGCAGCCTCGTCCGGCGCCAGCCGGTCGGCCGCCTGCCCGTCGACCTCGACGAGGACGGCCGTCCCCCGGGCGCGCAGCCCCGGCACGAGGTCGCCCAGGGCCGGGGCCAGGCCCGCCTGCTCCAAGGTCGGTGGGTAGATGTCGACGAGCAGCGAGCGCAGGCTGCCGATGCCGCTGCGCACCGTCCCCGCCACGCGGTCCAGCTCCGTGGCGAGCTCCGGCCGGCCCGCCGACGCGGCGCGCTGGGCGGCGCCGGCAACCGCGTACGAGGAGGCGGCGAGCTCCTGCACCAGCCCGTCGTGGAGCGTGCCGGCGATGCGCCGCCGCTCCTCGTCCGAGGCGTCGACCGCGCGCTGCAACAGCCCCTCCCGCTGGGCGTGCGCCGCGCGCAGCCGGTCGAGCAGCCGCCACATCACCGGGAGGAGCAGCACGGCGAGGAAGAGCAGGCTCGAGGCCGTGATGCCCGCGAACGCTCGCCACAGGTCGTGCGCGCGCCGGGTGACCGAGCCGTACGGCGTGTAGGTCTCGAACAGCAGCGGTGTCCCGCCGGGGGTCCAGACCGGTCGGTAGACCTCGAGCAGCTTGCCGCGTCCCCGCTCGTAGCGGTTCTCCGGCTGGCTGAGGTCGGACACCTCGGCGCGCGTCCGCGGGTGCGCGAGGGCGTCGCGCTCCTCCTGACCGAGGGCGAACCGCTCGCCCACGAGGCGGGGCTCGTCGGAGTAGACGATGCGCCCGTCGGCCGCCCACAGCTTGACGCGCAGGATCCCGGGACCGAGCACGTGCGAGCGGACCGCCTGGTCGACCCGTGCCAGGGCCTGGTGGTCACGGGCGACGAGGCCGTCGCTCAGCGACTGCGACACGACGACCTCGGCCAGCAGGTCAGCCGTACGCGCCGCCTCGGCGACCGCCTCGCGCTCGGCGACGCGGCGGCTCGCCCACGTACCCCCGAGGACGACGACGAGGAGCACGAGGGCGATGCCCGCGGCGACCGGCAGGAGGATCGAGCGCGCCCCCGGCGGCTCCTCGCGGTGGCGCCGTTCGGTCGGGCCGGTCAGCACCAGCCAGGCCGCTGCACCTGCGTCGTCGGGAGGGCTCACGCGGCAAGGGTCTCAGTCGTCCGCGCCGTGACCCCCGCCGTGGCGGCTGCGCTGGCGCGAGTCGTCCGAAGCCTCGGGCCCGTGTCGCCGGTCGTCGGCGCGGGTCGCCGTCGGGCGGGGGGAGGGACGGTTCGACGAGCGGGTCGTGGCGGTACGCGGCCGGTCCTCCGCGCGGTGGTGGGTCGCGCTGGGCGCCGGCGACGGGGAGGCGGTGCTGGTCGCGCGCAGGGGGACGGCCTGCGCGAGCGATGCACCGCCGCTCAGGCCGAGGACGGCGGGGACCGCGGCGATGCCGGCGGCGGCGGTGAGGACGAGGAGGCGCTTCACGGGCGTGCCCTTCGAGGAGGAGGAGTGGTACCCCTCCATGAGGCGGCACGCCGCGTCGCGCCCACCAGTGGCCGATGGTCGTAAGACCCCTGGTCGGCGGGCCTGCGGGAAGGGCCGATCGGGCAGGTGGACGTGCGCGCCCGGCGCCGGACCCGGTAGGAACAGCGGCATGAGGAACTCCCGCTCCCGTGCCGCCGTGCTCGTCCTGCTCGCCGCCGGAGTGACCGGTGCGGCCGCGCCCGCCACGGCTCGCGCGGCGACGGTCCCGCGCAGCTTCCAGACGCCGTCGCACAACATCTACTGCGTCGCCGCGCACGACCGCTCGTGGGGGCTGCGCTGCGACATCCTCGCCGTCGCGCACGAGCCGGCCCGTCCGCGTTCGTGCGACCTCGACTACGGCCACGCGTACCTCCTCGCGACGCGCGGCAGGGGCGTACGCGGCTGCGCGGGCGACACGGTCGCCGACCCGGCGATGCCGGTGGCGGCGTACGGCTCGACGCGGCACCTCGGGCCGTTCTCCTGCCTGGTGACGCAGGGCGGGGTCACCTGCACCAACGGCCAGGGGCACGGGTTCTCGTTGAGCAAGGCGCGCCAGCGGGTGTTCTGAGCGGGTCGGCGGGCTAGGTTCGGCGGGTGTCCAGCGCGTACCGCAGCTCGCTCACGATCCACCCTCCGGGGCAGTCGCCGCCGCCCAGGGCGAGCTCCGGCGAGCGCACGGACGCCAGTGACCCGGGACTGCGGCGCTGGCGCAGGGTCGTGGTCGACCCCGTCGTCGCGTCCCTGCTCACCCCGGAGGAGGTCGAGGCGGTCGCGGTCAGGGACGGGGTGCACGGCCACCCGGACGACGTCTGGGTCTGCGTCACGGCGTGCGGCGAGCAGTACGTCGCCATGCTGCTGAGCGGCGAGTGGGCGCAGACGGGGCCGAGCGACGAGGAGGTCGCGGCGGGCTTCGCCGACCAGCTGCAGGACTGGGTCGCGGAGTCGCGCTTCGGCTGGGGGCAGCTGCGGGAGCCGGCGTACGACCTCGGGGAGCCCTGAGCCGGTCAGGCCTCAGCCCGCGGTCCGGCGGACCGCGTAGCGCACGTGCGTCGCGTACGGCGAGCTGACCACCCTGCGGACCTCGAGGTCGAGGTCGTGCGCGAACCCCTCGAACAGCCGCTTGCCGGCACCGAGGATGACCGGCGCGGTGGAGATGACGAGCTCGTCGACCAGGCCGGCGGCGAGCGCCTGGCGGATGACGTCCGCGCCCCCGCCCACCGAGACGTCACCGTCGCCGGCGGCTCGCCGCGCCTGGTCGACGGCCTCGTGGAGGTCGCCGACGAAGCGGAAACCGCTCTCGGGAGCGGGCTGGTCCTGCAGGCGGTGCGTGAGGACGACGAGCGGCCCCGGGAACGGGTTCGTTCCGCCCCAGGCACCGGAGGCGTCGTACATGCCCCGCCCCACGACCCCGGCGGCGACGCCGCTCACGAGCTCGTCGAAGAACTCCTTGTCAGGGCCGTGCATGGCGAAGTCGTGACCACCCTCATAGGTCCAGGGGCCGCCCATGACCCAGTAGTGCAGCCGCTCGCCGCCCCTGCCGAGTCCGAGTCCGGGACCGTCGTCGGGGCCGGTGACGCGGCCGTCGACGGAGGTGGTGATGGAGGCGAGGACCTTGCCCACGGGGTGCTCCTTGGTCGCGGTGCCGGGGTCGGAGGGGGGACGGGGCCGAGGTCCGCAGTTCATCGCTGGGCGACGAGAAGGGCCTTCCCCCGCACGACCAGAGGAGGTAGGCTTCGAACATGCGTTCGAGCGATCAGGTGCGGCAGCCGTCGGCGCACCTGCCGTTCGAGGACGCGTTGACGGGGATCGAAGCGGGTGTGCTGCCGGGGGTGCTGGCGGAGCTGGTGCGGGACCCGGCGTTGTTGGCGGCCTGGGTGCACCCCTTCTCGGACCCGGGGGACCCGGATCCGGGCCTGGGACGGCGCGAGCGGGAGGCGTCGGCGCGGGTGGCGCTGGCGCGGTCGTTCGACCGGGTGGTGGCGTGGGCATCGGCGCACCGGGCGGTGGCGCTGGCGGAGGCGGAGGCGCTGCTCGGGGAGCGGGCGCGGGAGCTTGGGCACGCGAAGCACGGGGTGGAGCCCTCGGTGCACGCGCAGCTGGGGCTGGAGCTGCGGCTGCCCTCGGCGGTGGCGGCGCTGCAGGCAGGCGAGGCGGCCGCGCTGGTGGGCCGCCACCCGGGGACGTGGTGGCTGCTGGCGGAAGGGGAGATCAGCCCGCGGCACGCGGCGGCGGTGGTGGAGGCGTGCGAGCCGCTCGACCTGGCGGGCTGCGCGGCGGTGGAGGCGCGGGTGCTGCGCCGCGCGCCGGAGCAGACGGTGGCGCAGCTGCGCCGGCGGCTGCGGACGGCGGTCGCGGTGGCGGACCCGCGTGGCGCGTCCGAGCGGCACGCGGACGCGGTGCGGCGCGACCGCGGGGTGTTCATGCGGCCGCTGCCGGACGCGATGGCCGAGGTGGTGGCGGTGGTATCCGCGACGGAGGCGTTCGGCGTGATGGGCGCGCTCGACGCCGTGGTGGACGCGCTGCCGGAGGCAGGTGCCGCGGGGTCGGGTCCGGGTGCGGGTGCTGGTCCTGCGGGTCGTCGGTCCCTCTCGCAGCGCCGGGCCGACGCCCTGGTGCTCGTGGCGTCGGCGGTGGTGGGGGATCTGGAGGCGCTGCCGGGGCTGGTGCGGACGGTGCCGGCACGCCCGGCGGTCTCGGTGGTGGTGTCGCTGGCGACGGTGGCCGGGCTGGCGGAGGACCCGGCGCACCTGGAGGGCTACGGCCCGGTCCCGGCGGAGCTCGGGCGGGCGGTGGCGGCGGACGCGGAGTGGGCGCTGCGGGTGACCGGACCGGAGGGGGAGCTGCTCGCGACGGCGCCGCTGCGGCACCAGCCCTCGGCACGGCTCCGGGCGTTCGTCGTGGCGCGGGAGCAGACGTGCGGGCACCCGACGTGCGACCGGGCGGCGCGCGAGCTGCAGCTGGACCACCGGGAGGCGTTCGACCACGAGCACCCGGCGCGTGGGGGGCCGACGACGGGGGCGAACCTCGACCCGAAGTGCCAGCGGGACCACAACCTCAAGACGTGGCACGGGTGGGGCGCGTGGCGCGACCGCGACGGCACCCTCGTCACCCGCACGCCGTTCGGCCGGCACTACCTCACCGAGCGCGAGCCCCAACCCTGCACCTGACGACCACCACGGCGACACCTCACACGGCAGGCGCATGTCCTCGCGCGACGCGCTCGAACGCCGTGACCATCGGGCGCCTCTCGCCGGCCCGGTGCACCAGGGCCACCTCGCTCGTGACGCGCGCCTCGGGCAGGGCGAGGCAGCGGACGTCGGGCGAGGCGATCGAGCGCACGCACTCCGGCGCGATCGTCACCCCGAGCCCCACGCCGACGAGCCGCATGATGGTCAGCCAGTGCGACGCCTGGTGCGCGACCGTCGGCCGGAAGCCCTGCTCCTCGCAGATGCTCAAGGGCTTCTCGTAGGCCCGGGTGCCCGCCGCCGGGATCGGCGAGATGAAGGCGTCGTCCCGCAGGGCGCGGGCGGAGGTCGCGTCCCCGCGCGCGGCGGCGTGGTCCGCCGGGACGACGGCGACGAAGGGCTCGAGCAGCAGCGGCGTGGCGACGAGGTCGTCGACCGGGTCGCGGTCGCGGACGACGCCCGCGTCGATGCTGCCGTCGCGAAGGCCCTCGACGACGCGCGAGGTGAAGGACTCGTGCAGCCGCAGCTGCACCCCGGGGAACTCAGCGAGGTGGTCGCGCAGGATCCCCGGCAGCAGCGTCATCATCACCGAGCCGACGTAGCCGAGGTTCAGCACGCCGGTCTCGCCCCGACCGATGCTCCGTGCCTCCTCGACGTCGCGGCCGACGTTGCGCAGCGTGCGACGAGCGCGGTCGAGGAACGCCTCGCCCGCCGGCGTCAGCAGGACCGAGCGCGAGCTGCGGGTGAGCAACGGGTGTCCGACGATCTCCTCGAGCTGCCGGATGGCCTGCGACAGCGGCGGCTGGGCCATGTGCAGGCGAGCGGCGGCGCGACCGAAGTGCAGCTCCTCCGCGACGGCGACGAAGTAGCGCAGGTGACGGAGCTCGACGTCCATATCTGCAGCGTCTCACTCAGGACGAACGAGATGTTGGACGTCCCGCCACGGACGGGCTGCAATGGACGCATGGAGCTCACCTTCCGGCCCATGGCCACCGCTGAGGACGCCGCCGCCTTCCGCTCGCTCAACGAGGAGTGGATCCGGCTGCACTTCACCCTCGAGGACGAGGACCGCCGCCAGCTCGAGGACCCCTTCACCTCCATCGTCGCGCCCGGGGGCGAGGTCCTCCTCGCCGAGCTCGACGGGGAGGTCGTCGGCTGCGTCGCCCTCCGTCCCGAGGGCGACGGCGTCTACGAGCTGTCGAAGATGACGGTGGCGCCCGCGCACCGCGGCGCCGGGCTCGGCCGCCAGATCCTGCTCGCGGCCATCGAGCGCGCACGCGAGCGGGGCGCGGCCACGCTGTTCCTCGGCAGCTCCACGAAGCTCGCCCCCGCGGTGCACCTGTACGAGTCGGTCGGCTTCGAGCACGTCGCGCCGGAGAGCATCCACATGCCGTACGCCCGCGCCGACGTGTTCATGACGATGGCGCTGGCGCAGCCCGCCGCCAGCCGCTGACCGCAAAAGGACTGGACGGCACCGAGGACCGTCGGGCTAACCTGGACCCGTCCGAACGGCTCGAGGAGGTGGCACCCGTGCACGCATCCCCCACGCGGGTGCTCCGGCTCGCCGTCCCGGCCGAGCCAGCGGCCTAGGAGCCGCCGAGGAGCACCGCGTCCCGGTCCTCCTCGAAGGGTTCCTGCCATGGACTCTCTGCTCCTCACCAGCTCCACCACCACCGACGGCGTCACCGAGCGCCGCTTCCACCTGGGCGACGTCCCGGGCATCCTCTGGACCCCTGAGGGGGCGACGGGTCCGCGCCCGCTCGTGCTGCTCGGGCACGGCGGAGGGATGCGCATGGACGTCCCGCGCCTGGTGGCCAGCGCCCGCGCGACCGTGAGCGCCCACGGCTTCGCGGTCGCCGCCATCGACGCCCCCGGCCACGGAGCGCGGCCTCGCCTTCCCCGTGACGACGCGGCGCGTGCCGAGATCCGGGCGGCGCGTACGGCCGACGACTCCGCGCGCTTCGCCGCGGTCAGCACCCGCTACATGGCCGAGCTCGCCGAGCAGGCCGTGCCCGAGTGGCAGGCCGTCATCGACGCGCTGCAGGCCCTGCCCGAGGTCGGGGCGGACGCCCCGGTCGGCTACGGCGGGAGCATCTCGCTGGGCAGCGCCATCGGCATCCCGCTGACCGCAGCGGAACCCCGGATCCGCGCCGCGGTCTTCGGCGGCGGCTTCTTCGTCAGTGCTGCCGTCGTCGAGGCGGCGCGCAGGATCCGCGTACCCGTGCAGTTCCTCCTGCCCTGGGACGACGAGCACGCGTCGCGCGCCGACTCGCTCGCCCTCTTCGACGCGTTCGGCTCGGAGGAGAAGACGCTGCACGCCAACCCGGGTGACCACCGGCGACCTCGGTGGCTCGGTCTGGACGAGGACTTCCTCGCCCGCCACCTGACGGCGGTGGCCGCGTGAGGCTGGAGCTCGGCACGGTGCTCGCCGTCGACGAGGAGGTCTGCCGGCTCGTCGACGGCGGGCGGATCCGCGACGTGCCCTGGGCCGCCGCGTTCCCGCGGCCCCGCGCCGAGCGGGTGGCGCCGGGCAACCTCGTCGCCACCGCTGGCGGCCGCGTGGTGTGGCGGTGGTACGACGCGGTGGTGACCGGCGCCGAGGGCGGGTTCGTCGAGCTCTGGGAGCCCGGCCACGGCAGGGTCCTCGCTCGGCCGCGTGCAGTGCCGGCGGTGGGCACCCGGGCGTACCTCTCTGCCGGGCTGCCCGGCGCGGAGTGGTGGGTCGCCGGCCCCGTCGTCCCCTCTGCGCAGGACGCGGACGTCGAGCTCGCCGAGGTGGAGCGCTTCGTAGTGGTCCACGGGATCGTGGAGGTGGGCTAGCTCGCGGGCAGGGGCGAGCGCACGGCGAAGCCGTCCACCGCCACGCGCGTACGCGGCCCGGCGAGCGCGACGAGGCGCAGGGTGTGCCGGCCGGCGCGCTGCCACCCGGGTCCCTGCCAGAGGACGGCCTGCTCCGCGGTCCTCGGCGCTCGCGTGTCGACGACGGCGGTGCGCCGGCCGTCGACGAGCACGGCGAAGCGTCCTCCGCGGGGGGAGCGCTCGCCGAGCACGGAGAGCACCCGCCCGCCTGCGGCCGGGTACGCCACCGCGAGCTGGGCGCTGGCTCCGGCCGAGGTGGTGACGGCGAGCGTGCCGCCCGCGGCCCGCCGCACGCGCGCGGACGTCCAGCTCCCGCGGTAGGCCGCGCCCCGCTCGTCCTCCGCCACGACCATCGAGGCCACCGTCGTCGGCCCGCGGTTGCCGTACTCGTCGAGCGGGACGAGCTCGGCGGCGTACGTGTGCTCCTCGAGCAGCGGTCCCGTCGCGGCACCGCCCGGGCGCAGCGTGACGGCGGTGACCCCGGCGCTCCACGGGCGCCAGGCCGGGTGCTCGCCGGCAGCACCCGAGGACTCGACCCACCGGGTCGCCACCGAGGCCGTCCCGCTGGTCCTCGCGAGGTGCAGCGCCCACGGCCGCGATCCGGACGGGGTGGCGCTGACCAGCCGAGGTGCGGTGACCGCCACGGCCCCCAGCGGGTGCACGGTCACGCTGCTGGCCGGGTGCTCGACCCCGTCGCTCGTCACCGCGCTGACGCTGAGCGTCGTCACACCGGTCGCCGCGCCGGTCCACGTCGTCCCGGGTGCCCAGACCGCTGCCGCCGTGCTGGCCGCGGGCCCGGTGCCCGGAGCGGTGCGGACGCGCCACCCCGTCACGCCCGGAGCGCCCTTCCAGCGGAGGGTGACGCTCGAGGCGGTGGACGTCGCCGTCAGCCCGATCGGGCGGGCCGCGTCGGTCCCTGCTGCGGCGCGCAGACCGAGCACCTCGAGCGACAGGGTGGGCGAGGCGGCGACCTGCTGCGCGGGCCCGCCGTCGAGCGGGCTGCGCCACACCGAGCGCGGAGCACCCGGCACGGTGGTGGTGCTGTAGAACACCGCGCTGCCGTCCGGTGCGACCTGCAGCCCGGTGAGGGCGCTGCCGGCCGCAGCCAGCGTGCGGGGGGCGCCGCCGTCGCGCGGCAGCAGCACGAGCTCGGGCCGCTGCGCGCCGCCGGGGACCTCGCGCGCGACGAGCACGACGAGGGCCGAGCCGTCGGGTGTCGGCGCGAGCGCCCCCACCGTCGCCCCGGCGGGGTCGGGGAGGTGCAGGTCGGTGGTCGCACCGGTCGCGGTGTCCACGAGCCGCACGACGCTGCGGCCGTACGCGCCGGCGACGAGGTCCGTGCCCGGGACGAACACGGGACAGGCGAGCGGCGTGGCGCCGGGCAGCGGCGTCACGGCACCGGTCGCGACGTCCACGAGCTCGACCTGCCAACTGCTGCCGAGGAACGCCGGGACCGCCACCCGGGTCCCGTCAGGTGACCAGGCGAGCCCGGTGCCGGCACCGGGCAGGGCGGCGACGCGGCGGACGCCCCCACTGCCACCGACCTCCAGCTCGAGCGGCGCCCGCGGGCCGGAGGCGACCGTCCACGCCCACGAGCGGCCCGTGGCGTCAGGGACCGCGTACGCCGGCACGGGCACGTCGAGCAGCGTGCGCGCGTCCGCGGCGTCGGCCGGCACCGAGTAGAGGTGGGACGGCGCACCCGGGCGCCACGGCGAGCTGGCCCGGACGCCGGGTGCCGTGCCCTGGACGACGAGCTCGACCCCCATGAGAGCAGCGGCGTGCGCGTCAGGCACCGGCAGGGCCGTGACGGCGACGGCGCACGAGGCACCCAGAGCGGCGACGGTCAGGGCGGCGGGCAGCGGGCGGAGGCGCATGCCCGGTAGAGCACCGCGGCCGGCCCGGAGGTTGTGCCGACGGCCGATGAACCTGACGCACGGAGCAGTGGCTCCTCCTGGGCGTGAAGCGCACCCTCGCCGCCCTGGTCGCGTGCCCGGCCCTGTCCACCGGGCTCGTCGGAGCGCGCGCCGCGTCCGCCGCGTCCGCCCACGCCCTGACGGTGCGGGTGACGACGACGAGCCGACCCAGCCTCCCGTCGCGGCTGCCCGCCGGGACGTACGTCCTGGACGTGACCGGCGGCTCCCGGCTCCAGGTGGCCGTCCCCGCTGAGGGCTACACGCTGCAGCAGTACGCCCGCGACGACCGGGTAGGCGCCCCGACCCGCGTGACCCTGCTCGGGGGCGCGCCCTCCGGGGGCTCGGTCGCGGTGGCGCTGACCGCGGGGAGGTACTGGTTCTACGACCCGTTCTCGTCGCGGGGGCACGTGGCGCGGATGCGCCAGGTGGTCGTGACGGGCGTCGGACGCGGGGCCCTCCCGCGCGCGAGCCGCGTCCTGGTCGGCCTGCGCCAGCCGGAGCCGGACGTGCTCCCGCACGCAGTGGTGGCCCGTGCCTGGTGGACGGTCGAGGACGTGGACACGCTCGGGCCTGCGCGCTCCGTCGAGGTCTACCGCGTACCCGCGGGCACGTCGGACCGCGAGCTGGAGGAGGAGCTGCGGGCATGGACGCTCCCCCCGCGGGTGCTGGCCCTGCCCGCCCTCGCCGGTGGCGCCCGCGTGGAGGTGCGGCTCGGGCTCCCTCCCGGCGAGTACCTCGCGGTCTCGCGCTACCCCTACGCGCCGGGGCCCGACCTGCAGGCGCTGACCCGGGTGACCGTCCGCGCCTGAGTGCCGGGAATCCGCCCGGCCTCCCGCCCGTTGGTCGCAGCAGACTGCCGCGAGCTCAAGCAGGAGGAGGCGGGCATGGTCCAGCGGAT
It encodes:
- a CDS encoding dienelactone hydrolase family protein → MDSLLLTSSTTTDGVTERRFHLGDVPGILWTPEGATGPRPLVLLGHGGGMRMDVPRLVASARATVSAHGFAVAAIDAPGHGARPRLPRDDAARAEIRAARTADDSARFAAVSTRYMAELAEQAVPEWQAVIDALQALPEVGADAPVGYGGSISLGSAIGIPLTAAEPRIRAAVFGGGFFVSAAVVEAARRIRVPVQFLLPWDDEHASRADSLALFDAFGSEEKTLHANPGDHRRPRWLGLDEDFLARHLTAVAA
- a CDS encoding TolB family protein; translated protein: MRLRPLPAALTVAALGASCAVAVTALPVPDAHAAALMGVELVVQGTAPGVRASSPWRPGAPSHLYSVPADAADARTLLDVPVPAYAVPDATGRSWAWTVASGPRAPLELEVGGSGGVRRVAALPGAGTGLAWSPDGTRVAVPAFLGSSWQVELVDVATGAVTPLPGATPLACPVFVPGTDLVAGAYGRSVVRLVDTATGATTDLHLPDPAGATVGALAPTPDGSALVVLVAREVPGGAQRPELVLLPRDGGAPRTLAAAGSALTGLQVAPDGSAVFYSTTTVPGAPRSVWRSPLDGGPAQQVAASPTLSLEVLGLRAAAGTDAARPIGLTATSTASSVTLRWKGAPGVTGWRVRTAPGTGPAASTAAAVWAPGTTWTGAATGVTTLSVSAVTSDGVEHPASSVTVHPLGAVAVTAPRLVSATPSGSRPWALHLARTSGTASVATRWVESSGAAGEHPAWRPWSAGVTAVTLRPGGAATGPLLEEHTYAAELVPLDEYGNRGPTTVASMVVAEDERGAAYRGSWTSARVRRAAGGTLAVTTSAGASAQLAVAYPAAGGRVLSVLGERSPRGGRFAVLVDGRRTAVVDTRAPRTAEQAVLWQGPGWQRAGRHTLRLVALAGPRTRVAVDGFAVRSPLPAS